One Fuerstiella marisgermanici DNA window includes the following coding sequences:
- the cobA gene encoding uroporphyrinogen-III C-methyltransferase — protein MTTGMVYLVGAGPGDPGLLTLRGAEVLAKADLVLYDGLANSLLLRLTSGVCERTARTKVGSDKTVPQADINDRLIAEATAGKTVVRLKGGDPYIFGRGSEEAAALEAAGIPFEVVPGITAATAAGEYAGFSFTHRDIASAVAFVTGHEDPSRDASRLDYAALAAFPGTLVFYMGLGRIRNICEQLILEGKPPDTEAAVICKASLPNQKVVTSTLSDLPEAVEAAGLNPPSLIVVGECVSLRQGASWFEERPLFGQRIGITRPQHQCDIIANKITALSGQPVIMPLIEINPVDDAGLAVVDKTLQQLDQYQWLILTSVNGVAAFMQRLWGTGGDVRRLGHLKIAAIGSSTAKALEQHSLRADVVPDSFRAEALAAELAPLVEGQNVLWARANRGRDVLPNTLREAGANVTECVVYRNDDATEFSANVAELDWVGLSSPSIARQFAAMVKTHGLEPFHLNAKLATISPVTTAAAKEAGLIVDTEATTYTWDGIVEAIVDYVGEPRL, from the coding sequence GTGACGACAGGCATGGTCTATCTGGTCGGAGCCGGGCCTGGCGATCCCGGCCTGCTCACATTGCGTGGGGCCGAAGTCCTGGCAAAGGCCGACCTTGTACTCTACGACGGCCTCGCCAATTCGCTGCTATTGCGGCTCACCAGCGGAGTTTGCGAACGTACGGCTCGCACAAAAGTCGGGTCCGATAAGACTGTCCCGCAGGCCGACATAAACGATCGTCTAATCGCAGAAGCGACGGCTGGGAAGACCGTTGTTCGGCTAAAAGGCGGCGATCCGTATATCTTTGGTCGAGGCAGCGAGGAGGCGGCGGCTTTGGAAGCGGCTGGGATCCCGTTCGAAGTTGTTCCTGGCATTACGGCGGCGACGGCGGCTGGCGAGTACGCTGGCTTTTCGTTTACCCATCGCGACATCGCGTCAGCCGTGGCGTTCGTGACGGGACACGAAGATCCCTCGCGCGACGCGAGCCGCCTGGATTATGCGGCGCTGGCCGCGTTTCCGGGTACGCTCGTTTTTTACATGGGACTCGGCCGCATTCGCAACATCTGCGAGCAGCTTATTCTTGAAGGCAAGCCGCCCGACACCGAGGCCGCTGTCATTTGCAAAGCGTCTCTGCCAAATCAAAAGGTGGTGACGTCGACACTCAGTGATCTGCCTGAGGCCGTTGAAGCGGCGGGCCTGAATCCACCGTCGCTGATCGTGGTTGGTGAATGTGTCAGCCTTCGGCAAGGCGCGTCGTGGTTTGAGGAACGGCCGTTGTTCGGTCAGCGGATCGGAATCACACGACCACAACATCAGTGCGACATTATCGCAAACAAGATCACCGCCCTCAGCGGCCAGCCGGTCATCATGCCTCTGATCGAAATCAATCCCGTCGACGATGCGGGTCTGGCGGTGGTCGACAAAACGTTGCAGCAGCTCGACCAGTATCAGTGGCTGATTCTCACCAGCGTCAACGGCGTTGCAGCATTCATGCAGCGTTTGTGGGGCACCGGCGGTGACGTCAGACGACTTGGGCACCTAAAGATCGCCGCCATTGGATCTTCGACGGCAAAGGCCCTGGAACAGCATTCGCTGCGAGCCGACGTCGTCCCCGATTCTTTTCGCGCCGAGGCGCTGGCAGCTGAGTTGGCTCCGCTGGTTGAAGGGCAGAATGTGTTGTGGGCGCGAGCCAATCGGGGCCGCGATGTGCTGCCAAACACTCTGCGTGAAGCCGGAGCGAACGTCACCGAGTGCGTCGTGTATCGCAACGACGACGCTACCGAATTTTCGGCCAACGTTGCGGAGCTCGACTGGGTCGGCCTAAGTAGCCCATCGATTGCGCGTCAGTTCGCCGCGATGGTGAAGACGCATGGGCTGGAACCGTTTCACTTGAATGCGAAACTCGCCACTATCAGTCCTGTCACAACAGCAGCGGCTAAGGAAGCTGGCCTGATTGTAGACACAGAAGCAACAACTTATACGTGGGATGGCATTGTAGAAGCCATCGTTGATTACGTTGGCGAACCGAGGCTATAA
- a CDS encoding NfeD family protein: protein MPDAGVLATILLIVGLFLLALELMVPSFGMIGILSAIALLVSAWSAWQAWWGTSPGFFWTYAAFWLLGIPSVLGGALFLLQNTSLGDRLVLRGPRAASKSTSVQEQNRLEALIGRVGEAQSLLTPGGMVTVDHERYHAESPGMMVESGTPIKVVGVKGNRLVVKVHDPNQAVKAPASAKGSDSKADPLADTIAAVDLTDAVTDDDEDTSASLDFDIPED from the coding sequence ATGCCTGATGCTGGCGTACTGGCAACCATACTACTAATCGTGGGCCTATTCCTGCTCGCGCTGGAACTGATGGTCCCCAGCTTCGGAATGATCGGCATCTTGTCGGCCATCGCTTTGCTGGTTTCTGCGTGGAGCGCGTGGCAAGCGTGGTGGGGCACAAGTCCCGGCTTCTTCTGGACGTACGCTGCCTTCTGGCTGCTGGGAATTCCGTCCGTGCTGGGCGGGGCGCTGTTTCTGTTGCAGAACACAAGTCTGGGCGACCGCCTCGTACTGCGTGGACCAAGGGCTGCATCCAAATCGACTTCCGTCCAGGAACAGAATCGCCTGGAAGCACTCATTGGTCGCGTCGGCGAAGCTCAATCACTGCTGACGCCCGGCGGGATGGTGACAGTGGACCACGAAAGGTATCATGCCGAATCGCCAGGAATGATGGTCGAATCCGGCACGCCCATTAAAGTGGTCGGTGTGAAGGGAAATCGCCTGGTGGTGAAGGTGCATGACCCGAATCAGGCGGTCAAGGCACCAGCCTCGGCCAAAGGTTCTGATTCGAAAGCCGATCCGCTGGCCGATACGATTGCGGCGGTCGACCTGACAGATGCAGTGACAGACGATGACGAGGATACTTCGGCGAGTCTTGACTTCGACATTCCCGAAGATTGA
- a CDS encoding DUF6580 family putative transport protein translates to MSQETASNPYAASNPDSSASKVSSRFSAKQIAVVFAACLLTVCLRLADTPMANLGTMVALALFCGSVFKHPLAVLLPLAIRVATDCLIHWKTGYGFFASWPFDYAVYGLIFFLGTVIPPKKYAAVCFGGLASVVTYFLVSNFGVWYVWPDSYPRTAAGLVNCFTLALPFARGTIVGNLIAVPVFFAAWNAATAAVSQPAMNLAPADD, encoded by the coding sequence ATGTCACAAGAAACCGCATCCAATCCGTACGCGGCCTCAAATCCTGATTCGTCGGCGAGCAAAGTGTCCTCGCGATTTTCGGCGAAGCAGATTGCCGTGGTGTTTGCTGCCTGCCTGCTGACCGTGTGTCTAAGGTTGGCCGATACGCCGATGGCGAATCTCGGCACAATGGTGGCACTGGCTCTGTTTTGTGGATCTGTCTTCAAGCACCCGCTGGCCGTGTTGCTGCCTTTGGCCATTCGCGTGGCCACGGACTGCTTGATTCACTGGAAGACAGGCTACGGATTTTTTGCGAGCTGGCCGTTCGACTACGCAGTTTATGGATTGATTTTCTTCCTCGGCACAGTCATCCCTCCAAAAAAATACGCGGCCGTTTGCTTTGGTGGTCTGGCCTCAGTGGTGACTTACTTTCTCGTGAGTAACTTCGGTGTGTGGTACGTCTGGCCGGACAGCTATCCGCGAACAGCGGCTGGTTTAGTGAATTGTTTTACCTTAGCACTGCCGTTCGCACGCGGAACGATTGTCGGAAATCTGATCGCTGTCCCGGTGTTCTTCGCAGCGTGGAATGCGGCCACCGCGGCGGTCTCTCAGCCAGCCATGAATCTGGCTCCGGCTGACGACTAG
- the floA gene encoding flotillin-like protein FloA (flotillin-like protein involved in membrane lipid rafts) — MLTQMLTFMQISGGQWVVIVVILLVAIIALAIFAQFASLWLQCVMTRANVTLWDLVTMRFRKVNPTVIVRSMIMAVQAGLTKNYPITRAKLEAHYLAGGNVPNVIRALIAAQRAQIDLDWETAQAIDLAGRDILDAVRTSVYPKVIDCPDPKRTSGTLDAVAGDGIQLCARARVTVRTNISQLIGGATEETVIARVGQGIVQAIGSTDSYKRVLENPDSISRIVLGQGLEGNTAYEIVSIDIADIDVGENIGARLQADQAEADMQVAQAKAEQLRADQTAREQEMIARIQENRAKVVLAEAQVPKAVAEAFGSGKLGLLDFYELKNVQADTNMRQAIAGSGSISKD, encoded by the coding sequence ATGCTCACTCAGATGTTGACCTTCATGCAGATTTCCGGCGGCCAATGGGTCGTGATCGTGGTGATCCTGCTGGTGGCGATCATCGCGCTCGCGATCTTCGCTCAGTTTGCCAGCCTGTGGCTGCAGTGCGTGATGACCCGAGCAAACGTTACGCTGTGGGATCTGGTCACAATGCGATTTCGAAAGGTGAACCCCACCGTCATTGTTCGCAGCATGATTATGGCTGTGCAGGCGGGGCTGACGAAAAACTACCCGATCACACGAGCCAAGCTGGAAGCCCACTACCTTGCTGGCGGCAACGTGCCCAACGTGATTCGAGCCCTCATTGCAGCGCAACGAGCTCAGATCGATCTCGACTGGGAAACGGCTCAGGCAATCGACCTTGCCGGACGAGACATCCTCGACGCCGTCCGCACGAGCGTGTATCCCAAAGTGATTGACTGCCCGGATCCGAAGCGAACGTCGGGAACTCTGGATGCCGTCGCCGGCGATGGCATTCAACTTTGTGCTCGAGCCCGAGTGACCGTGCGAACCAACATCAGTCAGTTGATCGGCGGAGCAACCGAAGAAACCGTCATCGCTCGCGTGGGGCAGGGCATCGTACAGGCAATCGGCTCAACCGATTCGTACAAGCGAGTGCTCGAGAATCCCGACAGCATCAGCCGCATCGTGCTGGGGCAGGGCCTGGAAGGAAATACGGCGTACGAAATCGTATCGATCGACATCGCGGATATCGACGTGGGCGAAAACATCGGAGCTCGCCTGCAGGCCGACCAGGCCGAAGCCGACATGCAGGTCGCTCAGGCGAAGGCCGAACAACTGCGAGCGGACCAGACCGCGCGAGAGCAGGAAATGATCGCTCGCATTCAGGAAAACCGAGCCAAAGTCGTGCTGGCGGAAGCTCAGGTTCCCAAAGCTGTGGCAGAAGCGTTTGGCAGCGGAAAACTGGGACTGTTGGATTTCTACGAGCTGAAGAACGTGCAGGCCGATACAAATATGAGGCAGGCGATTGCCGGCAGCGGTTCCATCAGCAAAGACTAA
- a CDS encoding PQQ-binding-like beta-propeller repeat protein, which yields MFSKLPFVSLMAALLCCQFTAAEDSLPWPDRNGPTKDGFVDEVNAKGLPTEFNVATGENIKWKTPLENLGNSTPVIGGGKVWFTSATEDGAKQWVYCIDANSGEVLHHKLLFENEDPEPLFNDVNTYASPSCVLESDAVYVHFGEYGTARLNPETAEVEWQRRDLKCRHYRGPGSSPVIFEDLLILTFDGASHQYLTALNKTTGESIWRTDRTTDYGDLDKDGNPKREGDLRKAFGTPGLLKVGGKTQIISIGSRAAYGYDAMTGEEIWKIRHANFNAATPPAFFENLVIINTGDRNAHTVAIEVDQTTKGDVTDTNIRWDRVKGNSRLATPLLIDGRFYMVTDTGVAICLDAKTGEEIWKGRIGGDHVASPIYANGLIYCFNVEGDMIVIRTGDKFELVSKSRLPSGMRASPAVADGKLYLRTFEHLYCIGK from the coding sequence ATGTTTAGCAAACTTCCCTTCGTTTCTCTGATGGCCGCCCTGCTTTGTTGTCAGTTCACCGCAGCAGAAGACAGCCTGCCGTGGCCCGATCGTAACGGGCCCACCAAGGACGGATTTGTTGACGAAGTAAATGCAAAGGGGCTGCCTACCGAGTTCAACGTGGCGACGGGTGAAAACATCAAGTGGAAGACACCGCTCGAGAACTTGGGCAATTCCACGCCAGTGATCGGTGGCGGCAAGGTGTGGTTTACATCGGCAACCGAAGACGGGGCGAAGCAATGGGTTTATTGCATCGATGCGAACAGCGGCGAAGTTCTTCATCACAAGCTGCTGTTTGAAAACGAAGACCCGGAGCCACTGTTCAACGATGTTAACACTTACGCGTCGCCGTCATGCGTGCTGGAGAGCGATGCGGTGTACGTCCACTTTGGCGAATACGGCACGGCCAGACTAAACCCTGAAACGGCTGAAGTCGAATGGCAGCGGCGTGATTTGAAGTGCCGTCATTATCGAGGCCCCGGGTCGTCGCCAGTGATCTTTGAAGACCTACTGATTCTGACCTTTGACGGAGCCAGCCATCAGTATCTGACGGCACTCAACAAGACGACCGGCGAGTCCATCTGGCGAACCGACCGAACCACCGACTACGGCGACCTGGACAAAGACGGCAACCCGAAACGCGAAGGCGACCTGCGAAAAGCGTTCGGCACACCGGGGCTGCTGAAAGTCGGCGGCAAGACGCAGATCATCTCGATCGGTTCGCGAGCCGCCTACGGATACGACGCCATGACGGGCGAGGAGATTTGGAAGATCCGTCACGCCAACTTCAACGCAGCCACGCCGCCGGCCTTCTTTGAAAACCTTGTCATCATCAATACGGGCGATCGGAATGCTCATACGGTTGCGATCGAAGTCGACCAAACCACGAAGGGCGATGTCACGGACACCAACATCCGTTGGGATCGCGTAAAGGGAAATTCGCGCTTGGCCACGCCACTGCTGATTGACGGTCGGTTCTACATGGTTACTGATACTGGCGTGGCGATTTGTCTGGACGCAAAAACGGGCGAAGAAATCTGGAAGGGGCGCATCGGCGGCGACCACGTCGCGTCTCCGATCTACGCAAATGGGCTGATTTATTGCTTCAATGTCGAAGGCGATATGATCGTAATTCGGACTGGCGACAAATTCGAACTCGTCAGCAAAAGTCGCCTTCCGTCAGGCATGCGAGCCTCGCCGGCCGTGGCTGATGGGAAGCTGTATCTTAGAACGTTCGAGCACCTTTACTGCATCGGCAAGTAG
- a CDS encoding L-threonylcarbamoyladenylate synthase, whose translation MPPTSKTVLTRDVSAAADMLRNGGLVAFPTETVYGLGADARNPVSVARIFESKQRPTFDPLIVHAANVESVRELVLDFPQVAQQLADAFWPGPLTLVLPKRDEISDLVTAGLPGVGIRVPNHPLALELLSAAGCPVAAPSANPFGGISPTTALHVRDGLDGRVDLVLDGGPCGVGVESTVLSLMTKVPTVLRPGGLPIEDLEAVIGPVARAVSDPSRDDSAQPSPGMLSRHYAPATLLTVIASGQTAVPVVGKRSGLLTYGASEVASGFDAVERLSETADLQTCAANFFAGLRSLDSQNLDVIIAHSFPPTGLGVALNDRLKRASG comes from the coding sequence ATGCCTCCCACTTCAAAAACAGTCCTGACACGCGACGTCTCCGCTGCCGCAGATATGCTGCGAAACGGCGGATTGGTCGCCTTTCCCACGGAAACGGTGTACGGGCTGGGCGCGGATGCAAGAAATCCGGTTTCTGTCGCTCGAATTTTCGAATCCAAGCAGCGGCCGACGTTTGACCCGCTGATCGTTCATGCGGCCAACGTGGAGTCTGTCCGCGAATTGGTGCTGGATTTTCCACAAGTTGCTCAGCAGCTGGCCGACGCCTTCTGGCCGGGACCGCTCACGCTGGTGTTGCCGAAACGCGACGAAATATCGGATCTCGTGACGGCCGGATTGCCGGGCGTGGGAATTCGCGTCCCGAATCACCCGCTCGCTCTCGAACTGCTTTCGGCGGCCGGTTGCCCCGTAGCGGCGCCCAGTGCGAATCCGTTTGGCGGTATCAGTCCGACGACGGCTCTGCACGTGCGGGATGGGCTCGATGGTCGCGTCGACTTAGTGTTGGACGGCGGCCCCTGCGGTGTCGGCGTGGAGTCGACCGTATTGTCGCTGATGACGAAAGTACCAACGGTTTTGCGACCCGGCGGACTTCCGATCGAGGACCTTGAAGCCGTCATTGGGCCGGTTGCGCGAGCTGTCAGCGACCCGTCGCGGGATGATTCTGCACAGCCATCGCCCGGCATGCTCAGCCGTCACTATGCCCCGGCTACTCTGCTGACAGTGATTGCTTCGGGGCAGACAGCGGTTCCAGTCGTCGGAAAACGCAGTGGTTTGCTCACTTATGGGGCCAGTGAGGTGGCGAGTGGTTTCGACGCGGTAGAGCGGTTGTCCGAGACGGCGGACCTGCAAACTTGCGCCGCAAATTTCTTCGCGGGGCTCAGAAGTCTCGACTCACAGAATCTGGACGTTATCATCGCTCACAGCTTTCCGCCGACCGGGCTTGGCGTCGCCCTGAACGATCGGCTGAAGCGAGCCAGTGGCTAG
- a CDS encoding bifunctional riboflavin kinase/FAD synthetase: protein MPFSELQVPASATRGVVTVGNFDGVHRGHRSMLAKVRDIADRASAPAVVVSFDPHPINVLKPHVNLPRLSTIAVRTQLLKQFGADEVVILPVDQQLLGMSPENFFQDVMLDRLQAVGLVEGPDFRFGKDRAGDTGVLRQLCGLHDVTLTVIDAVCLDDEMISSTRIRQLIQAGQLDAAIEMLGHSYTLSGKVVHGAGRGRTIGIPTANLADIEVLLPAAGVYAGRCCLDGQTFSAAVNIGSNPTFGDDEQKVECHVIDYSGDLYGQNMDVELLAKIRDAQQFANAEALTNAIKRDIERCRLSASE from the coding sequence ATGCCATTTTCCGAATTGCAGGTGCCGGCGTCCGCGACGCGCGGTGTCGTCACCGTCGGAAATTTTGACGGAGTCCACCGCGGCCATCGTTCGATGCTGGCCAAAGTGCGCGACATTGCTGATCGGGCATCAGCGCCAGCCGTGGTTGTGTCGTTTGATCCTCACCCGATCAACGTACTGAAACCACACGTCAACCTGCCGCGGCTGTCCACAATTGCAGTTCGCACCCAATTGCTCAAACAGTTCGGGGCGGATGAAGTTGTGATTCTGCCTGTCGATCAACAACTGTTGGGAATGTCACCTGAGAATTTCTTTCAGGACGTCATGCTCGACCGGTTGCAGGCCGTTGGTCTTGTGGAAGGGCCCGATTTTCGATTTGGCAAAGATCGAGCCGGAGACACGGGCGTCCTGAGGCAACTTTGTGGGCTGCACGACGTCACGTTAACCGTGATCGACGCGGTCTGTTTGGACGACGAAATGATCTCGTCGACCCGCATTCGGCAACTGATTCAGGCTGGTCAGCTGGATGCCGCAATCGAAATGTTGGGCCATTCCTACACGCTGTCAGGGAAGGTCGTCCATGGCGCAGGTCGAGGAAGAACGATTGGAATTCCAACCGCGAATCTTGCCGACATCGAAGTGCTGCTGCCCGCAGCCGGTGTCTATGCGGGACGTTGCTGCCTGGACGGGCAAACATTTTCTGCAGCCGTGAACATTGGCTCCAACCCGACGTTCGGTGACGACGAACAAAAGGTCGAATGTCACGTGATCGACTACTCGGGCGACCTTTATGGCCAGAACATGGACGTTGAGTTACTCGCAAAGATTCGCGACGCTCAGCAGTTTGCGAACGCGGAAGCACTAACGAACGCAATCAAGAGGGATATCGAACGCTGTAGATTGTCCGCCTCCGAATAG
- the asnS gene encoding asparagine--tRNA ligase: MPLTRVATLLSDARPDETVTAKGWVRTRRDSKNGFSFIELNDGSCMKNLQIVVDADVPGYSDSIKNVTTGASIAVEGTVKESPGKGQRIELHATSLNVLGTADPATFPLQKKGHSFEFLREIAHLRPRSNSFGAVARVRNCISRSIHNFFQTRGFLYLNTPIITTSDCEGAGEMFQVTTLDMAKLAQRQTEIDWKQDFFGKPASLTVSGQLEAETYATSVGDCYTFGPTFRAENSNTTRHLAEFWMVEPEMPFYELPDNMDLAEAFIKTIINDVLAQCPEDMEFFNQRIDKTVLETLENIRTNEFVRLSYTEAVDLLKSCGKKFEYPVEWGIDLQSEHERFLTEEHFKQPVILFDYPRTIKPFYMRCNDDDKTVRAMDVLVPRVGEIIGGSQREERLDVLLARIEECGMNPDDYWWYTDLRRYGTVPHSGFGLGLERAVQLITGMTNIRDVIPFPRTPGHAEF; the protein is encoded by the coding sequence ATGCCACTCACTCGTGTCGCCACTCTGCTCTCAGACGCAAGGCCTGACGAAACCGTCACCGCCAAGGGCTGGGTTCGCACTCGCCGGGATTCCAAAAACGGCTTCAGCTTTATCGAACTCAACGACGGAAGCTGCATGAAAAATCTGCAGATCGTTGTCGACGCCGACGTGCCGGGCTATTCAGATTCCATCAAAAACGTGACCACCGGAGCCAGCATTGCTGTCGAAGGCACCGTGAAGGAATCGCCAGGCAAGGGCCAACGGATCGAACTGCACGCCACGTCACTGAACGTACTCGGCACGGCAGATCCGGCCACATTTCCGCTGCAGAAAAAGGGCCACAGCTTCGAGTTTCTCCGTGAGATCGCTCACCTTCGCCCTCGCAGCAACAGCTTCGGAGCCGTCGCGCGAGTACGAAACTGCATCAGTCGGTCGATCCACAACTTCTTCCAGACGCGCGGCTTTCTGTACCTGAACACGCCCATCATCACCACCAGCGACTGCGAAGGCGCGGGCGAGATGTTTCAGGTGACAACGCTGGATATGGCGAAGCTCGCACAGCGGCAAACGGAAATCGACTGGAAGCAGGACTTCTTCGGCAAACCCGCGTCGCTTACGGTCAGCGGACAACTGGAAGCAGAAACTTACGCGACTTCCGTCGGCGACTGCTACACATTTGGGCCAACCTTTCGAGCCGAAAACAGCAACACAACTCGGCACCTGGCGGAATTCTGGATGGTCGAACCGGAAATGCCGTTCTACGAATTGCCGGACAACATGGACCTGGCGGAAGCCTTCATCAAGACGATCATCAACGACGTGCTGGCGCAATGCCCCGAGGACATGGAATTCTTCAACCAGCGCATCGACAAGACTGTCCTGGAAACTCTGGAGAACATCCGCACAAACGAATTCGTCCGCCTGTCATACACCGAAGCCGTCGACTTGCTGAAAAGCTGCGGAAAGAAATTCGAGTACCCGGTCGAATGGGGAATCGATCTACAAAGTGAGCATGAACGATTCTTAACCGAAGAACACTTCAAGCAGCCGGTCATCCTGTTCGACTATCCTCGCACCATTAAGCCATTCTACATGCGTTGCAACGACGACGATAAAACCGTTCGAGCGATGGACGTGTTAGTGCCGCGCGTCGGCGAAATCATTGGCGGCAGCCAGCGTGAAGAACGCCTGGATGTGCTGTTGGCTCGCATTGAAGAATGCGGGATGAACCCGGACGACTACTGGTGGTATACGGATTTACGTCGCTACGGCACCGTCCCCCACAGCGGCTTCGGTTTGGGCCTCGAACGAGCCGTCCAACTCATCACCGGCATGACCAACATCCGCGACGTGATCCCGTTCCCTCGCACACCCGGCCACGCCGAATTCTGA
- a CDS encoding DUF2780 domain-containing protein, with translation MTVDEFISMVTQKLGVGESESRSATGGLLKMLKEQLDDSTFSSFVEKLPGASSLLDEAESDGAGDSGGGGLMGKLTSMAGDLLGSGGGAAGLAKIIGESGISLDKAGGFLAAFMGFLKAKLGDDMFARLASNIPGFGDAE, from the coding sequence ATGACTGTGGACGAGTTTATCTCAATGGTGACACAGAAACTTGGCGTTGGTGAAAGCGAAAGCCGATCCGCAACGGGCGGTCTGCTGAAGATGCTGAAAGAGCAACTGGATGACTCCACGTTCAGCAGCTTCGTCGAGAAACTGCCCGGCGCCAGCTCGCTGCTGGACGAAGCAGAATCCGACGGTGCCGGTGATTCTGGCGGCGGTGGCCTGATGGGCAAACTGACATCAATGGCTGGCGACTTGTTGGGCAGTGGTGGTGGCGCGGCAGGGCTCGCAAAAATTATCGGAGAATCTGGCATCAGCCTCGACAAAGCAGGAGGCTTCCTGGCGGCCTTCATGGGCTTTCTGAAAGCGAAGCTCGGCGATGACATGTTTGCCAGGTTGGCGTCGAATATTCCAGGCTTTGGCGACGCTGAATAG
- a CDS encoding peptidylprolyl isomerase, whose product MATAAARHILVPEESTCQDLKQQIEQGADFADVAKEHSQCPSGAKGGDLGTFGEGQMVPEFDQVVFNEALNTVHGPVKTQFGYHLLEITARTE is encoded by the coding sequence ATGGCAACCGCAGCCGCTCGCCACATTCTCGTTCCCGAAGAATCCACCTGTCAGGATCTGAAGCAGCAGATCGAACAAGGGGCCGACTTCGCTGATGTTGCCAAAGAACACAGCCAGTGTCCTTCTGGAGCCAAAGGCGGCGATTTGGGTACGTTTGGTGAGGGACAGATGGTGCCGGAATTCGATCAGGTTGTCTTCAACGAAGCGTTGAACACCGTGCATGGTCCAGTGAAAACACAGTTCGGCTACCACCTGTTGGAAATCACGGCTCGCACTGAGTAA